In one window of Bdellovibrio bacteriovorus W DNA:
- a CDS encoding ABC transporter substrate binding protein (COG1463 ABC-type transport system involved in resistance to organic solvents, periplasmic component) has translation MESPLSTQIKVGLFLSIGIIVVLGSIFFLGADKALFTTYVRLHAHFDQVQGLSVGSVVSLSGVTVGNVEAIKFIPEKNALDVKMRINEEFIDRIRQGSEVEVRTQGALGDKYVFIIPGNYQDPVVKEGEILAVAKPTDIIGVISERGNEANRIFDVINELYAITHAMTVDNRIGKIMANLENVSEHLRSGSKNADILVGQIKTQQTTEKIAQSLEKVESILAKIDRGQGSLGALINDPAIHNQLKAVLGGSSTSNSQSIRQLLRTSIQKERHEEP, from the coding sequence ATGGAATCCCCATTGAGCACTCAAATTAAAGTCGGACTGTTCTTGAGCATCGGTATCATTGTGGTCCTTGGCTCTATTTTCTTTCTTGGTGCCGATAAAGCTCTTTTCACAACCTACGTTCGCCTGCATGCACACTTTGATCAAGTTCAGGGTCTGTCTGTGGGAAGCGTGGTTTCTTTATCCGGCGTTACTGTGGGCAACGTAGAAGCTATTAAATTTATCCCCGAGAAAAATGCTCTCGACGTCAAAATGCGCATCAACGAAGAATTTATTGATCGCATTCGTCAAGGCTCCGAAGTAGAGGTGCGCACTCAAGGTGCCCTCGGAGACAAATACGTCTTCATCATCCCTGGGAACTATCAAGATCCGGTGGTTAAAGAGGGAGAGATTCTTGCTGTCGCTAAGCCCACAGATATTATCGGTGTGATCTCTGAGCGCGGCAATGAAGCCAATCGTATCTTTGATGTGATCAATGAACTCTATGCGATTACTCACGCGATGACCGTGGATAATCGCATTGGTAAAATCATGGCCAACCTCGAGAATGTTTCTGAGCATCTCCGCTCTGGCTCTAAGAATGCCGATATTCTTGTTGGACAAATTAAAACCCAACAGACCACTGAGAAAATTGCGCAGTCTTTAGAAAAAGTAGAATCCATTTTAGCCAAGATCGATCGCGGCCAAGGTTCTCTTGGAGCATTGATTAACGATCCTGCGATTCACAACCAACTTAAAGCAGTCTTAGGTGGCAGTAGCACGTCTAACTCTCAGAGCATTCGTCAACTCCTGCGCACTTCTATTCAAAAAGAGCGTCACGAAGAACCTTAA